The Blastocatellia bacterium DNA segment CCTGATTGCAAGACTCGTAGCTTTGCAGAACAAATGTTGCATGTTGCTAACCATAACAAATCATTTGTTAATGTTGTAAATGGTGTAGATCAAGATTTTGCTTTGTCTATCAAAGATTACTCAACAAAAACAGAAATTGTTGAAGTACTAAAAGAATCTATAACAGAAGGCTCAGAATTAATTGCTAAAACTAATGATACAGAAATTAAACAAGAATACTGGGCAAAATCTGTTATCCATACAGGTGAACTTTACGGGCAACTACTTGTTTATTATCAACTTAATGGGCTAACTCCACCAATTACAAAAGAAGCCAGAAATTCTATTAATGCTAGTGAAGAAAATGCTAGTGCGTGTCAACGATTGTTAAAAAAAGCTGATTGTTCTATAACACGCCCTAGCTTAAAACTAGGAAAATTGTTTGGATTTTAAGTTATTTCTCTTTTGGTTTTAGAGCTTTTATTTCACTAATTACTTCATCTGCAATACCCTTAAAAAGACCATATTGCTCACCTGGATCTGTAGGCATAGGGTAATTTACCCACTCAGTCAAATCTAAAGGTTTACCAATAATAATATTTACTGTACGAAAAGCACGAGGAATAATACGGCCTACACCTAAAACTTCATCCATTCCAATCATTCTTACAGGTATTACTTTAGGGCGTGCCAGGTAAATCATTTTGCCTACACCAGTTTTCCTTCTCCCATTTCACCGCCACGGGATCGAGTTCCTTCTGGAAAAACTACCACAATATTATGTTTTAAGAGTTCGACCCATTTTTCTACTTGACCCATATCGTGGGTTTTTCTATCTACAGGGTAGGCGCGTAGATGAGTAAAAAAATGTTTTCCTAAAATACTCATCACTTTATCTTTTAATTTACGGGAAGCAGGGTCGCCAAAGAAATTTTTACGATCTGCTAGATTAACAGGTAAATATTCTGGCTGAAAAAATACTTTAGGCAGGTAAACGGCTGTTTCAAAAGCAAAATTATCTAGCATTGAGTTGTGATTTAGACAATATAAGACATTTTCATGTTCGCTTGGAATGTTTTCTAGCCCTTCAATTTTAACTCGATTCATTAGCCGAAATATTACATATGAACTAAGAGCAGTTATTCCTAAAGCTACACCAAAGCCTAAACCTACTTTGGTTGTCATTGATGCGCCAATTAATGGCTTAGATTCACTTTTAACTAATGGTTTAGATTCTTTATTTTCAAGATCTTCTTGCTCTTTGTTAGCTAAATCTTTGTTTTTTTGATCAGACATAATAGCTCCTACATTAAGACTATTTTGCTAGTAGTTTTCCTAGGCTTTCTTGCCAGTCTAGTTGTAATTTATCTACTTGCAAATTGAGTATTTCCTTTTGCTCAATCCTAACGGTAAAACTATCTTTACAAGTTCTCCCAAGCGGAGTAAGTAAAATACCATATTCTTTAGCTAACTCTTCTATTGCTAACAAATTATCAAATTTTACAGAAACAATTATCCTGGATGGAGATTCACCAAATAATGTAGCAGCTAAAGAAATATCTTGAAATGCTGTTAAATCTAAATCTATTGATGCTCCAATTATTGGGCTATTTCCTTGTGTCATTAGGCAACACTCAGCTAAAGCAACTAATAAGCCACCATCAGAAACATCATGAGCAGAAGAAACTAAGCCTCTATTAATTGCTTGTAGACAAAGCTTTTGAACTTGCTGTTCATAACTTAAGTCTAGTTTTGGTACTTGGCCGATGATTTGACCGTAAATAGTTGATAAATATTCGCTTGCTCCTAAATCTTCTTTTGTTTCTCCTAAAAGTAAAATAATTTCATCTGTTGCCTTAAAGTTGCTAGTAATTAAGTTTTTAAGGTCGTCTATAAGTCCAACCATTCCTAAAACTGGTGTAGGGTAAATACCTTGGCCTTCAGTTTCATTATAAAAACTAACATTTCCTCCTGTAATTGGAGTTGAAAAAGCTTGGCAAGCTTCAGTAATACCATCTATTACTTCACTAAATGCCCACATAACTTCTGCACGTTCTGGTGAGGCAAAATTTAAACAATTTGTTGCTGCTAAAGGTCGCGCTCCAGTTACAACTAAATTCCTGCAACTTTCTGCAATTGCTAGCTTTGCTCCTTCTTTTGGATTTAATTGACAATATCGCCCATTCCCATCTAAAGACATTGCAATTGCTTTTCGTGTCTCTTTAATACGAATCACTGCCGCATCTGACCCAGGTAAAACTATAGTATTTGTTCTTACCATATAGTCATATTTCCGGTAAATCCAACGGCGAGAAGATAAATTAGGAGAAAACAAAAGTTTAAGAAATACGTTTTCCACGTCTGATAAACTTAAAGAATACTTTTCTTTAAGTTCTGTAGCAGAAGGGTAGGTAATTTCAACGGCTTTTATTGGACGTTGATAAATAGGTGCTTCGTCGGTTAAAGCTTTGTTTGGAATATCTGCAACTAGTTCACCATTATAAAAAACTCTTAAGTGTTTAGTGTTTGTTACTTTACCAATTACTACTGCATCAAGTCCCCAACGGGTGAAAATATCGATTAATTCGCGTTCTCGACCAGGTTGAGCAACTAAAAGCATTCGTTCTTGGGACTCAGAGAGCATAATTTCATAAGCTGTCATTCGCTCTTCACGAATAGGGACTAAGTTTAGCTCTAAGTCAATTCCAGTTTCGCCTCGTGCGCCCATTTCACAGCTTGAACAAGTTAGGCCAGCGGCCCCCATATCTTGAATACCAATAACAGCACCAGATCGCATAGCTTCTAAACAAGCTTCTAGTAGCAATTTTTCTAGGAAAGGATCACCAACTTGTACTGTTGGGCGTTTTTCTTCTGTAGTTTCGTCAAATTCGGCTGATGCCATTGTTGCTCCGTGAATACCATCACGGCCAGTTTTTGCCCCAACATAAATTACTGAATTACCTAGTCCGCTAGCTTTACCTAAAAAGATTTGATCTCGTTTCATTACTCCTAAAGCAAAAACATTAACTAAAGGATTTTTACTATAGCAATTATCAAAATAAACTTCTCCGCCAACCGTAGGACAGCCAAAGCTATTTCCATAATTAGCAATTCCAGCAACAACTCTGCTCATTAAATAGCGGTTTTGTGCTTCTTCAAGCGAGCCAAAACGTAGGCTATTTAATATAGCTAGTGGTCTAGCTCCCATAGTAAAAATATCTCGTAGAATACCACCAACTCCAGTTGCCGCGCCTTGAAATGGTTCTATAAAGCTTGGGTGATTATGAGATTCAATCTTAAAAGCAACGCACCAATCACCGCCTATATCAATAATACCTGCATTTTCTCCAGGCCCTTGAACAACAGACTTGCCTTTTGTTGGTAGTCTTTTTAAGTGGATTCTAGAAGACTTGTAAGAGCAATGTTCAGACCACATTACAGAAAAAATACCTAATTCAGTTAAATTAGGCTTACGAGATAAAAGAGTCTCAATTTTTTGATATTCCTCATTACTGAGGCCGTGATCAGCGATAATGGCAGGGGTAATTTGTTCAGTCATAATATATTAGAAAAATTAGGGAGTAAAAAAACAGATTATTATGACGGCACTTACCTTAAAAGACAACCCAAGCTGGCAAAATCATAAATTTTTACTGGTATATTTATTTAATTATTTGTTCGTTTTTTGTAAAAAGTGTCATGGTATTAGCTGGGACAAGTTGAATACCTTCTTTATCTAATGCAGCTTTAATAGCTAATTTAGTTTGTGTAGAAATTATACCTAAGCCAAATTCAGGTTTTACCCAAAACCAAACTTCTAAATTAATAACATTAGCTGAAAAAGAGGTAATACTAATGGAAATAGCAGGATCTTCAGTTATTTCCTCAAAATTTTTGAGAGTATTAAGGACAATATCTTTTACTTGTTCAAAAGAGCAACTATCATCAATTGGTAAGTTTATTATAACTCTTCGAGAGCTTTGCAAGGAATGTTTTACAACCACAGCACTAAAAACTTTTGCATTTGGAATAGCAACTTCTTTACCATCAACTGTTTTTAGAATAGTGGCACGTATAGCTAAATCTTCTACAATGCCTTCAAAAGTTTCTATTGTTACTAAATCGCCTATCTTAAAAGGTCTTGTAGAAAGTAGAACTACGCCAGCAATAAAATTAGCAATTATGTCTCTTATTGCAAAACCAAGTGCAGCACCAGTCAAACCAAGTGCGGCAAAAAGTGCTGCTGCATCAACATTTAACACACTAAGAGTTACTGCTAGACCGACTAGCCAAACTGCTATGCCGCCAATACGCACAACGAGGGATTGAATATTTTGATCTGCTTTAGTGGTTGCCATTGCACGGCTAATTGTTCTACGAACAAAGCGTGCTAGCAAAAGGGTAAGAACCAGTATAAGAAACGCAGATCCTATTTCTGGGATAAAGCCAATTAGACGTTTCCAAACCTGGGTAGAAGCTTCAGTAATTTGCTTAGAAATATCTTCTAGCGTTTGTTGTACTAAAATTAAAAACATAGTTTTTAGCTTATAAAATACTTACTCTAACAACTCAACGATTTCTTTATGATTTTGTAATTTTGCAATATCTAAAGCCTTTTGACCATTAGAATTTTTTAATTTTGAACCAATTCCTTTAGATAAGAAACTTAGCACTATATCAACTATTTGTTTTTTCTTATAGTCACTATAATATTTTTCAATAGCGTATTAAAGGTAGGAATATAAATGTTAAGTCAATGGTTAAGTGAGCTAAAATCTGCTACAGAACTGGAAGTAAAGCTAGATTTAATAGCTAGAATTGGTGAACTTGGCGAACTAGCAAAACCAGCAGTTCAAGACCTGCTGCCATTACTTGATCCTGCAAATCCAGAAATTTTTATAGCTACGGTAGAAGCACTAGCCAAAATTAAAGATTCAATTGTTTTACCTAAGTTAATAGCTTTGGCTAAAGATGAAACTTTAGAAAATAAATTAAGAAAAACAGCCATAAAATTTTTATCAATATTTAAAGATAATTCAATTATTCCAGATCTAATTTCTTTATTATCTGATAACAAAGTATTTATTTGTAATCAAGCAGTTAAAGCTTTAGCAAAATTTAAGAATGATTCACAGGTTTTTCTAGCATTAACTAATTTATTGCCAAATACTAAGACACTGGTTCAAAACAGCATTCTTAAAATTTTAGTTAAATGCAAAATTTCTAATGTAGTACCTTTTTTTATTTATACTCTTAATAATTCTGATGAGAAGTTATTTAATAAATTAGTAATGTTGTTAAATAATTATAAATATAAAGATTTAGTGACTAATATAGTCCAACAAGACCCAAATTTGATAAATAGGCTTTTTGTTGAACTAGAAAAGAGTTTTGACAGCTTTAGCTATTATAATCCTATAGTTAATTTAATTAAGCGTTTTCCAGAACAAACACTTATTCCAAGGCTAAGAAATTTACTTTATAGCACTAAAGAAAATGCTCAGTTTTATGGGGCATCAATTGCGAAAGAACTTAAAATAGACGAGTTAGCACCAGCTTTAATCACTAATCTTAATCATCCATCAAGGTATGTTCATAGCCAAGCAGCAGAAGCATTAGCAAGTTTTTCTAGTATCAGCATTTCAGAATTTGAAAAAGACAAATTTATAAATTCTCTTATAAATATATTAGAAAACAATGAATGGAATTATGCCTTTAATCAAATAGTTGAAAACATTGAAGATGAATCTATTAAGGCAGAATTTACTAATAAAATCATTAATCTGATTTCTAGAAGCGATGAAAATATACAAAGAGGAATAATAAGTATATTAGGAAAATTAGAAAAATTTATTAATAATGCTCAAACTATAGATTTATTAACTTCAATGTTAAAAGACACTTCTAAATATTCTATAGATTTACGTTGCTCTATAATTGAGCTATTAGGAGATCTAAAAATTACTGAATTTGTCCCTAAATTAATTAAATATTTAGAAGGCTCTGAGCAGATAAGAGACAGTGCTGCTTATGCTTTAGGGCAAATTCAAGACCCTAAAACTATTCCATACCTAGTTAAATTACTCAATAAATATAAACAATTAAAACTCTATAAAGTTTTAGAAGCTTTAGCAAAATTTCCAGATAAAGATGCTCTTTCTGCTGTCATCGAACAAGCTAAAAACCCAAATATTCATTATGTTTTTAGATTAATTTCAGAAAATCCTTCAAAAGAAGCCTCTTTAGCTATCCTGGATGCCTTAAATCATCCTAATGATGAGATAAAAGAAGTTGCACTAAATTATGTTCCTCAGCTTAACAATATTAGTAAGATTGAGATAAAAAAAGATTTTAGTACCTTTAACTGGACATAAAAAACTTGCTGTTAGAAAAGCGGCATCTACTGCATTATCAAGACTTGATATACCAATAGATTTTAATGATCCTAATATTATATTTATTCTATCTGCTAAAGTTAAGTATTCTTATAATGAAAGAGATGAAATTGTTAAACTAATAACTAGTTATAAAAATAGAATAGGTATTATACTTAATTTAATTGATGATTTTTTTCTTGAAATTTCACAAGCAGCTAACAAATACTCATATGAGCCAAATATTTTGTCTTTTGTAATCTGTTTGCTGTTAAAGAAATGTAAGGGACTTGATAAAGAAATTGCTCAAAGCAATGAGAAAAGCTATAAAGCTAAATTTATCAAATTCTTAGAAAAGAAAGATATTGATTTTAAGGTATATGCTATTAATATAATTGCTGAACTTAAAGATCCTGAATTTATATCTATTTTAAGAAGTTGTTTAGAAAGTGACCATCCTTATACTCGCCTAGCAGCGATTAAAGGACTAACAAAAATAACGGATAACAACTTAAAAGCTGATTTAATTAAGTTTGTAGAGCAAGGTCAAGATAAAAACGTCCGAAAAGTCGCTATTGCTGCACTTAAGTCTTTAGCTTGGCAACCAAATTAAAAATATATGCCTAAAGGAAAAACTCATGACAAAATTAGCTTTTTATTAGTTTTGCCAACTTTTCTAGCTACTTATTTTTATACACAAGACTTAAATTTAAGTGTTTTAGTAACAATATTTATGTTATTTGGCGGGCTAATGTTTGGCCCTGACTTAGATATTAATAGCAAACAATATCAGCGTTGGGGGCCGCTTAGATTTTTATGGCTACCGTACCAAAAAATTTTTAGCCATAGATCACCTTTTACACATGGTATTTTTTTAGGAACTTTAGTAAGAATAGGATACTTTTTTCTAGTTATAACTCTAGTCACTATAATAATTAGCTATGCTTGGTTGATTTTTTATAGTAAAACACCTGACTTAGAAGGGTTAATAATTCAAAATACTAATCAAATATTAATTTTAGCAAAAGTGATACCTAAATATTACTTAATGGGAATGCTAATAGGTGTTTGGTTAGGTGCAGCTAGCCATACAATAGCGGATCTACTTACTACGGCTTTTAAACAAATTGTTAAATCACTTTAGCTGGATGTGTTATAATGGCAGTTAAAAGCGTACCTTCAATTGAGTTCTGGAGGTCACGCTAGTGAGTTCTGAAGACTCCGCAAATCCAAAATTATTACAAATTTATAAACGAGTATTAGCAGATTTTAAGTTAATTTGGTCAATTAAAGATCATTATGAAACTCTATCTTATAATTTAGGCGATGAAGATTTAATGCAGCCACCTTTTGATCTAAATCGCTTATATGGAACACTAAAAGTTTTATATGAAGTAATCCAAAAAAATTCTTCTCCAGCACTTGTAACACGTCTGGAGTCTGTAGCACATGAAATAGTTGCTACTAATGAGTGGTTTGATCAATTAGATAAACATGTTTCTCCTTATGATTTAAGAGTTTATATTGAACAACATCCAGAGTTTGAACAAACACAACTTAGTTTTCTAGCTAAATATTTTCTTAATAAACTTAACCCTTCAGCAGATGATTTTGCTAAGGCTGATTATTTGCTAGCTAGAGCATTTTCTTGGGTTGATGATGATGGCATTGCTCATATAAATGTTGAAAGCGAAGAAAAGCTAGAAGAATCAATAAAAAAACTATTGCCTCGTAAATGGCGTAGTAATACCCCTGTAGGCTCACTTGGTGCAACAGCACAGCTAATTTATTATAATGAGCAAATTAGGGCAACCTCCTCTTATGATCAGCTTATTTCTAGTGGAATAATTGGAGAAATAAGAAAATTTAAGAGCGACTTAGGCGAAAGTTTTTATAGTGGGCAGGTTTTATCTAAATGTGTACAGCTTAATGTAGAAATGCGTAATCGTTTTAATTATTTCTATCAGGAAGAAAGCGAACAGTTAAAGCAATTTTCTTTAGCTTTGCTTAATTCAGCAGCAGAAGTAATGCAGGATCCAAATAACCCTATGTCACAAGAAGGGTTATTTTCTGCTATAGAATTTTCCCAGCGATCTTTAGAACTTCTAGCAAATGACTACAATAAAACCCAACCTTATATGGAGCGACTATCACAAATTCGAGATATGTTGCAACGTACAGCTATATTGCATGGGCTAGATCCATATGCAGTTAGTAAACCTGATGTAAGTAGTATTGCCACAGCACTTAATGAGCGCACTTTAGATGATTTAGGGCAAGTTGATGATACAGGTCTTCAAGAACGTTTAAGCACGCTTAATGAGCTAATTCGCTCTATTCAAACTGCCCCAAGACCATCAGCCGTAAAAATATTAAACCTAGAACATTCTACTTTAGTGCTTTCTTCTTGGGAATTTGACGCTTTTAAGCCTTCTTCTAGTGATAGTTATTTTACTAGGTTAACTTATGATGTATTAAAGCGCAGTGTTGCTTTAATTGCAGAAATTCAAGAAAACTTAGCATTGTATCGGCTTCATACAGATACAACACAACTTGCTAATTCTTACTTAATGAAATTAAACTTTTATGTACTACAAGCACAAAAAATTGCTGAAGAGCTAGAAAAGGAAAGCGTCTCTGCTAGAGAGCGTCAACAAATTGATGCTGCTTGTAACCTTTCTGCTACTAGGCAAAAGCTTTTAGATAGTTGTAACCGAATTAAACCTATAATAGAAAAAGCTACTACTAAGGTTTAATTATAAAAATAGGAGAATAATTATTAGTAACGTTTACGGAAATATAAAAGGATTAAAGCCAAATCAAATGCGCCGTTTAGAAAAAATTTATCAACGGCGTATTCCTCCTAAAGAAATTGTAACACAAGATTTTGCTAGGCTAATGACAGAGCTATCTCATGAAATTGGTCGTCAAATAGGGGTCTTAGTTAATCGTAGAGGACAAATAGAGTATGTAATTGTTGGAGATGCCAAGAAAATAGAACTACCTGACTTTAAGCGTGTACGTGCTGGTGAAGAACGTTTTCGCGGCCTTCGTTGTCTACATACTCATTTATATAATGAACCATTAACCCAGGATGACTTAACCGACTTAGCTTTGTTACGACTAGATTTAATGGCAGCTATTGAAGTAGATTCTAAAACTGGTCTACCTGGTCTAGTCAAAGCAGCACATTTAATGCCTATAGATGAAAGTGATGATTTGCTAGCAAATTCACAAAATAGTAACTGGGCGTTTTTAGATCCTCGGCCCCCTTATGAATTAACAGAAGATTTTTTAGTTTTAATTGAGTCTTTAGAAGAAGAATTTGCTCGTCGTTCTGCTTCACAAAAGAAAATGGCTGGCAAAGATGGAGCTATTTTAGTTGGTGTTACAACTGATGGTTTAGCCGAAGCTCAAGATTCAATGGATGAATTAAAAGAATTAGCTCGCTCTAGTGGTATTGTTATACTTGATAGCATTTTACAACGTCGTCACGAATTAGACCCTAAATATTTAATTGGTAAAGGTAAGTTAGAGGAAGTAGTTATTCGTAGTATGCGTTTAGGTGCAAATATGATTGTTTTTGATAAAGATTTGTCTCCTGCACAAGTGCGATTAATAAATGAAGCAACGGACTTAAAAATAATTGATCGTAGCCAATTAATTTTAGATATTTTTGCCCAACAAGCTGCAACTAGCGAAGGAAAAATTCAAGTTGAGCTAGCACAATTAAAATACTTATTACCTCGTTTAACAGGTAAGGGAACGGAAATGTCTCGTCTTATGGGTGGTATTGGTGGACGTGGGCCGGGGGAAACAAAGCTAGAAGTTGACCGTCGCCGAGTTCGTGAAAGAATAAAAATGCTTGAGCAGCAATTAGATAAAATCCGAACTGCTCGCCAAGCTCGTCGCGCTAAACGTACTCGTAAGGGTTTACCAGTAATTTCTATTGTTGGTTATACTAATGCTGGTAAATCAACTTTACTTAATACTTTAACTAATAGCGATGTACTAGCAGAAGAAAGAATGTTTGCTACTCTAGACCCTCGTAGTCGGCTATTGAGACTGCCACGTTTACAAGAAGTTGTTATTAATGATACAGTTGGATTTATTCGGGATTTACCAGAAACCTTGTTAGCAGCTTTTAAGGCGACTTTAGAAGAAATGGAGGACTCAGATTTATTAGTACATTTAGTTGATGCTGCTAATCCACGTTACTTAAATCAAATCGCTTCTGTAGAAAAAATATTGTTAGAACTTGAGTTAAATAATTTACCTAGAATTTTAGTGTTTAATAAATGTGATTTGGTAGCAGTCAAAGAAGTAGAAAATTTATGTAGATTACATAATGCAATTGCAATAGTTGCTTCTCAAAAGCAAAGCCTAGAAGCATTATTAGAAAAGATTGATCAACAATTAGGAAAATTGTCTTTATCATCAAATAGTTTATTAAATGATTCTAGCAGTGATGTTGGGATAATTTTTTCCGATATGATTAACTAAAAAGATAGTTATTTAAGATCAAAATGGGCATACAGCCAAAAAACAATGAAAATTCAGACAAACAACCAAAAAGCAATGAAGACTTAGCTAATCAGCTACAAAAACGTTGGAAAGCTATTCGTCGCTTTCTAAAGCAGTTTCAAAGCGATTTACCAGATAGAATTAGCTCTACAGCAGGCTTAATTGTAGTTGCTTTGCTTTTAACCTTAACAATTGTTAGTTATCAAGGATTTTCTACCAACTTAATAATCAATAATGGAATTGTTAGTTTAGATGTGCTAGCTCCACAAGATTTTTCTATTATTGATGAAGATACTACAGAAAGATTACGTGAAC contains these protein-coding regions:
- a CDS encoding metal-binding protein codes for the protein MPKGKTHDKISFLLVLPTFLATYFYTQDLNLSVLVTIFMLFGGLMFGPDLDINSKQYQRWGPLRFLWLPYQKIFSHRSPFTHGIFLGTLVRIGYFFLVITLVTIIISYAWLIFYSKTPDLEGLIIQNTNQILILAKVIPKYYLMGMLIGVWLGAASHTIADLLTTAFKQIVKSL
- a CDS encoding 1-acyl-sn-glycerol-3-phosphate acyltransferase, giving the protein MSDQKNKDLANKEQEDLENKESKPLVKSESKPLIGASMTTKVGLGFGVALGITALSSYVIFRLMNRVKIEGLENIPSEHENVLYCLNHNSMLDNFAFETAVYLPKVFFQPEYLPVNLADRKNFFGDPASRKLKDKVMSILGKHFFTHLRAYPVDRKTHDMGQVEKWVELLKHNIVVVFPEGTRSRGGEMGEGKLV
- the hflX gene encoding GTPase HflX: MSNVYGNIKGLKPNQMRRLEKIYQRRIPPKEIVTQDFARLMTELSHEIGRQIGVLVNRRGQIEYVIVGDAKKIELPDFKRVRAGEERFRGLRCLHTHLYNEPLTQDDLTDLALLRLDLMAAIEVDSKTGLPGLVKAAHLMPIDESDDLLANSQNSNWAFLDPRPPYELTEDFLVLIESLEEEFARRSASQKKMAGKDGAILVGVTTDGLAEAQDSMDELKELARSSGIVILDSILQRRHELDPKYLIGKGKLEEVVIRSMRLGANMIVFDKDLSPAQVRLINEATDLKIIDRSQLILDIFAQQAATSEGKIQVELAQLKYLLPRLTGKGTEMSRLMGGIGGRGPGETKLEVDRRRVRERIKMLEQQLDKIRTARQARRAKRTRKGLPVISIVGYTNAGKSTLLNTLTNSDVLAEERMFATLDPRSRLLRLPRLQEVVINDTVGFIRDLPETLLAAFKATLEEMEDSDLLVHLVDAANPRYLNQIASVEKILLELELNNLPRILVFNKCDLVAVKEVENLCRLHNAIAIVASQKQSLEALLEKIDQQLGKLSLSSNSLLNDSSSDVGIIFSDMIN
- a CDS encoding HEAT repeat domain-containing protein is translated as MSFVICLLLKKCKGLDKEIAQSNEKSYKAKFIKFLEKKDIDFKVYAINIIAELKDPEFISILRSCLESDHPYTRLAAIKGLTKITDNNLKADLIKFVEQGQDKNVRKVAIAALKSLAWQPN
- a CDS encoding mechanosensitive ion channel family protein; the protein is MFLILVQQTLEDISKQITEASTQVWKRLIGFIPEIGSAFLILVLTLLLARFVRRTISRAMATTKADQNIQSLVVRIGGIAVWLVGLAVTLSVLNVDAAALFAALGLTGAALGFAIRDIIANFIAGVVLLSTRPFKIGDLVTIETFEGIVEDLAIRATILKTVDGKEVAIPNAKVFSAVVVKHSLQSSRRVIINLPIDDSCSFEQVKDIVLNTLKNFEEITEDPAISISITSFSANVINLEVWFWVKPEFGLGIISTQTKLAIKAALDKEGIQLVPANTMTLFTKNEQIIK
- the purL gene encoding phosphoribosylformylglycinamidine synthase subunit PurL, producing the protein MTEQITPAIIADHGLSNEEYQKIETLLSRKPNLTELGIFSVMWSEHCSYKSSRIHLKRLPTKGKSVVQGPGENAGIIDIGGDWCVAFKIESHNHPSFIEPFQGAATGVGGILRDIFTMGARPLAILNSLRFGSLEEAQNRYLMSRVVAGIANYGNSFGCPTVGGEVYFDNCYSKNPLVNVFALGVMKRDQIFLGKASGLGNSVIYVGAKTGRDGIHGATMASAEFDETTEEKRPTVQVGDPFLEKLLLEACLEAMRSGAVIGIQDMGAAGLTCSSCEMGARGETGIDLELNLVPIREERMTAYEIMLSESQERMLLVAQPGRERELIDIFTRWGLDAVVIGKVTNTKHLRVFYNGELVADIPNKALTDEAPIYQRPIKAVEITYPSATELKEKYSLSLSDVENVFLKLLFSPNLSSRRWIYRKYDYMVRTNTIVLPGSDAAVIRIKETRKAIAMSLDGNGRYCQLNPKEGAKLAIAESCRNLVVTGARPLAATNCLNFASPERAEVMWAFSEVIDGITEACQAFSTPITGGNVSFYNETEGQGIYPTPVLGMVGLIDDLKNLITSNFKATDEIILLLGETKEDLGASEYLSTIYGQIIGQVPKLDLSYEQQVQKLCLQAINRGLVSSAHDVSDGGLLVALAECCLMTQGNSPIIGASIDLDLTAFQDISLAATLFGESPSRIIVSVKFDNLLAIEELAKEYGILLTPLGRTCKDSFTVRIEQKEILNLQVDKLQLDWQESLGKLLAK
- a CDS encoding HEAT repeat domain-containing protein, with translation MLSQWLSELKSATELEVKLDLIARIGELGELAKPAVQDLLPLLDPANPEIFIATVEALAKIKDSIVLPKLIALAKDETLENKLRKTAIKFLSIFKDNSIIPDLISLLSDNKVFICNQAVKALAKFKNDSQVFLALTNLLPNTKTLVQNSILKILVKCKISNVVPFFIYTLNNSDEKLFNKLVMLLNNYKYKDLVTNIVQQDPNLINRLFVELEKSFDSFSYYNPIVNLIKRFPEQTLIPRLRNLLYSTKENAQFYGASIAKELKIDELAPALITNLNHPSRYVHSQAAEALASFSSISISEFEKDKFINSLINILENNEWNYAFNQIVENIEDESIKAEFTNKIINLISRSDENIQRGIISILGKLEKFINNAQTIDLLTSMLKDTSKYSIDLRCSIIELLGDLKITEFVPKLIKYLEGSEQIRDSAAYALGQIQDPKTIPYLVKLLNKYKQLKLYKVLEALAKFPDKDALSAVIEQAKNPNIHYVFRLISENPSKEASLAILDALNHPNDEIKEVALNYVPQLNNISKIEIKKDFSTFNWT